Genomic DNA from uncultured Desulfuromusa sp.:
TCATGAACCTGGATGAAAAACGTAGCATTGCTGAAATGGTCGCAGAAAATATACCCGACCGCGCTTCAATTTTCATCAATCTCGGAACGACAACGGAAGAAGTCGCCAAAGCTCTCCGGAACCATAATGGCCTGAAGATTATTACGAACAACTTGAACGTTGCGACCATTCTGCGCAACACCCCCGGATTTGAGATTATTATAGCAGGTGGAGTCGTCCGCCAGAGAGATGGTGGAATCACCGGCGAAGCAACCATCGACTTCATCCATCAATTCAAAGTCGATTACGGGATCATCGGCATCTCCAGCATCGACAATGACGGAACCCTGCTCGACTTTGATTATCATGAGGTCCGTGTCACTCAGGCAATTATCGACAATTCCCGGCAGGTCTTTCTGGTTGCCGATCACAGCAAATTTGATCGTCCTGCGATGGTCAGGCTTGGAAACATTGAGCAGACTGACGCTTTTTTCACTGATCACAATCCCCCCGAACATGTTGTCGCCCTGCTCGAGGAAAAGAACGTCGTCTTACATACTGTCGCGAACTTCACTGATCGAGAAACAGCGATTGCAGACAATCATTGACAGAAGGAAAGCTTTCCCATGGCTATGGTTTTAGAAAACATCACAAAGCAAGTCGCT
This window encodes:
- a CDS encoding DeoR family transcriptional regulator, which codes for MNQRQQEILTLVHQQGFVSIETLSQTFKVTSQTIRRDINNLCDQQLLTRYHGGAGLSSSVENVEYATRQIMNLDEKRSIAEMVAENIPDRASIFINLGTTTEEVAKALRNHNGLKIITNNLNVATILRNTPGFEIIIAGGVVRQRDGGITGEATIDFIHQFKVDYGIIGISSIDNDGTLLDFDYHEVRVTQAIIDNSRQVFLVADHSKFDRPAMVRLGNIEQTDAFFTDHNPPEHVVALLEEKNVVLHTVANFTDRETAIADNH